Proteins encoded together in one Phalacrocorax carbo chromosome 18, bPhaCar2.1, whole genome shotgun sequence window:
- the SEC16A gene encoding protein transport protein Sec16A isoform X3, which translates to MQQPPQTVPAGAAAPPPAGIARNMYWRSSSLSKRANATAAPVQPVTDPFAYGRQTPQSSPLDNLSKGNALVMQSSSPAVFPQPAVMHTSPSCVGDNPHGPPTSLSAPVSQAGINTSTFSNAPIPSPSPGYVINSTMEVHPNADLGLHGPAVPLHYNTGAAVENSFSMHPGMVSLSNKPGGRQDVSRDPNDVPSGPNATSLFPPPPQQPVSQWRPVQGNLQSPVRNFMPCPEPSSQIDVHNISQSPVSTSHPPPQTNLQQGPVHQGIPQNIMQAPLSVGCEKNGKNGSANSSHHVNSIQPGNTFRQNTETTNAWLSQPYQEQFYPQPPLQDFSFVIPTAQENNAQNQAPDMSETSNRRIPIDQDSGTLSMFFKGDEAENEEILSSEKNYIVEKTEFDACQPNSASLYHQPTHSQRVPTNVLSQAQTGTGSANEMVQKGMDVQYFPKILSQQETQAAKHSMFVSDDKARIGDASGNGGSQYENVENLECIQNQEVLPSEPQNIGASAPAAGPDLYRYGSFPGQMLPKNAVVSHAEGGPNLEAPDSLPHPVRPDSVSSNYSNISHRSASSLARPQEQVGTFIQQESGKPDEESSASFFKQIDSSPLGGDSSDLNLGKSYHGNLSQPPTPSPPKPTGVFQTSANSSFEPVRSHGVGIKPAEIDQAKMVVELRENHSNQKNIKKNTAAPAASPGNLEQPPDNLETIFMPQVHPVPLAVTGETGNMLHSGSVVENIQSVSERRSSTRAQGAVKKCDSPATTLWAHNELPNFGGNVLLAPAAPAVYVPAKQTVEVIQPPEEGLSNQQPSKPGTIAVQLSQDGNISSENLENPPKMGEEEALQSQASSGYASLLSSPPTESLQNQPILIAQPNQSYNLAQPINFSISLSNQLSSNENNQPTKDSGVGDKPAVGPQTSHAGGTISGENVPLPVMQVGSILVNALPNTNLLKHNVLQSPVNSSDTASNQPANLLMKTPLNLAPEGQKNVNMEGFVPELASKPGSNSSVSPGTNLPSGSASTLAPPVNPVVQANNSANHPNSKEEAAGALDFTVSRTLEKSSASNSVQVHNQSLSGDPVYAQQSAGSAGQVGPELHDKQRFYQQVTKDVQHQAVSDRAVQGALPAQPQMQAAQMQQLTSGQSSVPSNYQIAAGTKAMPTSQQCENQVLSNHPQAAGPQEASSAQLTRYDQMSPDKQPVSGQPSGAPASTAPSTTTSQSVMPNVQQDLQRPPLPQTPQDAFGPPQNPYYYYRHPYDAYQPPYPPPYPPPDPRTAAHLYYMEDSYGQYDPRYRHYDSTSSAYMEPGSYRYSEPERPSSRASHCSDRPSSRQGYTEDYYTKSGWSDYYPGYYPNSYDYGDQNRWERYSSAYDPRYRDPRSYDQRYWYDAEHNPYQKREAYPYGNRHDRYEDNWRYDPRFTGSFDDESEPHRDLYGDEFDRRSVHSEHSGHSLRSSRSVHSHQSSFSSRSQQSQLYRSNHDLTANTYETTAQAVSLHTDYPYGGYAANFDGQQPFTDYGYPTETGWSAVEQAPLRPSTPEKFSVPHICTRFGPGGFLIKVLPNLPSEGQPALVEIHSMETMLQHSPEQEEMRAFPGPLAKDDTHKVDVINFAQNKATQCFKNENLIDKESASLLWDFIVLLCRQNGTVVGTDLAELLLRDHKTVWLPGKSPNEANLIDFTNEALEQVEEESGEAQLSFLTDSLITTIDSLEKETERFRELLLYGRKKDALESAMKHGLWGHALLLASKMDSRTHARVMTRFANSLPINDPLQTVYQLMSGRMPAASTCCGDEKWGDWRPHLAMVLSNLTNNVDLESRTIATMGDTLASKGLLDAAHFCYLMAQVGFGVYTRKTTKLVLIGSNHSLPFFKFATNEAIQRTEAYEYAQSLGTQPGCLPNFQVFKFIYACRLAEMGLAAQAFHYCEVISRTILKDPHYYSPVLIGQLIKMSSQLRLFDPQIKEKPEQESFIEPSWLVRLRHVDGQIKEGAIAYNTDTPPPYACSTPSSELDRASQCDGAGGGRDMGPGAENPLLASLLPNMAQQMQSVQLMPSVPQAVLDGSAAMIPPGDQEAVRSVPLYSVASQPGPGFAPPGFSNPYGTEPSPLYLGSALPPGGPPQETESRSEEQTNLETGAQRISPESPSKMSFPEQREEDFYGRMANMAPGRRSRSASQSSAHMGYGRRSRTTSESSAHSVGRERSNSAAKQPSPSPSVPVGKETKKEIKKEPAPRKTGGNWFRWLMGKGKNEAHLPDDKNKSIVWDEQKQRWVNLDEPEEESKPPPPPPTGFPKVPQAVPPGPGGPPSAPVNMFSRRAAGSRARYVDVLNPGGTKSGGAVPAPSDLFAPLAPMPIPANVFVPNSVPGEPQPMEGSGAAEHAPAANQTNADPAAAVEPEYLNPAILPPGSGLPVSNPDGSQSGEPAAVPPSGGPSAGTVPFYNPSQFAQSPAATGSSRLGRIGQRKYPTLK; encoded by the exons ATGCAGCAGCCTCCACAGACTGTTCCAGCAGGAGCGGCAGCTCCACCTCCTGCAGGCATCGCTCGGAACATGTACTGGAGAAGCAGCTCGCTCAGTAAACGAGCAAATGCAACAGCTGCCCCAGTGCAGCCTGTGACAGACCCTTTTGCATATGGCAGACAAACTCCACAGAGTTCCCCTTTAGATAATCTGTCCAAGGGAAATGCATTGGTTATGCAAAGTTCTTCCCCAGCGGTGTTTCCGCAGCCAGCTGTTATGCATACTTCACCGTCATGTGTAGGGGACAATCCTCACGGACCACCTACGTCTTTATCAGCTCCTGTGTCTCAAGCAGGAATAAATACCAGTACGTTTTCTAATGCTCCAATTCCTTCGCCGTCCCCAGGATATGTTATAAATAGTACTATGGAAGTGCATCCAAATGCAGATCTTGGACTCCATGGGCCTGCAGTACCTTTGCATTATAATACAGGAGCAGCAGTTGAAAATTCTTTCAGCATGCATCCTGGAATGGTGTCTCTGTCAAACAAACCTGGAGGTAGACAAGATGTTAGTAGAGATCCAAACGATGTTCCTTCAGGACCCAATGCAACATCACTCTTCCCTCCACCTCCTCAGCAGCCTGTGTCTCAGTGGAGGCCTGTTCAAGGTAACCTGCAGTCTCCAGTTCGAAATTTTATGCCCTGTCCTGAGCCGTCTTCTCAGATTGATGTTCATAACATTTCTCAGTCTCCTGTTAGCACTTCTCATCCTCCTCCACAGACGAATTTACAGCAGGGTCCTGTACACCAAGGTATTCCACAAAATATCATGCAAGCGCCTTTATCTGTTGGTTGtgaaaagaatgggaaaaaCGGCTCTGCAAATAGCAGTCATCATGTGAACAGCATCCAGCCTGGAAATACGTTTAGGCAGAACACAGAAACGACTAACGCTTGGTTAAGTCAACCGTACCAGGAACAGTTTTACCCACAGCCACCATTGCAAGACTTCAGTTTTGTCATTCCCACAGCTCAGGAAAATAACGCCCAAAACCAGGCTCCAGATATGTCTGAAACATCAAATAGACGTATTCCCATAGATCAAGATTCCGGAACTCTCTCCATGTTTTTCAAAGGGGATGaggcagaaaatgaagaaatactttcatctgaaaaaaattacatagttGAGAAAACAGAGTTTGATGCTTGTCAGCCAAATTCAGCATCCTTGTATCACCAGCCAACGCACTCTCAGCGGGTTCCAACTAATGTTCTCTCTCAGGCGCAGACTGGTACAGGTTCAGCCAATGAGATGGTACAAAAAGGAATGGATGTCCAGTACTTCCCTAAAATCCTAAGTCAGCAGGAGACACAGGCCGCTAAGCACTCTATGTTTGTTAGTGATGATAAGGCACGTATAGGGGACGCGTCTGGGAATGGTGGGTCACAGTATGAAAATGTTGAGAACCTGGAGTGCATTCAGAATCAGGAAGTGCTGCCAAGCGAACCACAGAACATCGGTGCTTCAGCCCCTGCCGCTGGTCCTGATTTGTACAGATATGGATCCTTTCCAGGTCAGATGCTTCCGAAGAATGCTGTTGTGAGCCATGCTGAAGGAGGACCAAATTTGGAGGCACCCGATTCATTACCTCATCCTGTCCGACCAGATAGTGTATCTTCAAACTATAGCAACATTAGCCATAGAAGCGCTTCGAGCTTAGCAAGACCTCAAGAGCAAGTTGGTACGTTTATTCAGCAAGAAAGTGGGAAGCCTGATGAAGAATCTTCTGCCAGCTTCTTCAAACAGATTGACTCCTCTCCTCTGGGAGGTGATTCAAGTGACCTAAACCTGGGCAAGAGCTACCATGGTAATCTATCCCAGCCTCCAACTCCAAGTCCTCCTAAGCCTACAGGAGTATTTCAGACAAGTGCAAATAGTTCTTTTGAACCTGTGAGGTCCCATGGAGTTGGTATAAAACCTGCAGAGATTGACCAAGCAAAGATGGTGGTTGAATTAAGAGAGAACCACTCAAACCAAAAGAATATAAAGAAGAATACAGCTGCGCCGGCTGCATCCCCAGGCAACCTTGAACAGCCACCAGATAACCTGGAAACTATTTTCATGCCTCAGGTACACCCAGTGCCTCTTGCAGTCACTGGTGAAACTGGAAATATGTTGCACTCTGGATCTGTTGTGGAAAACATACAATCGGTATCTGAGAGAAGGTCCTCAACAAGAGCTCAGGGAGCAGTTAAGAAGTGCGATAGCCCAGCGACAACTTTGTGGGCTCATAATGAGTTACctaattttgggggaaatgttCTTCTagcccctgctgctcctgcagtgtACGTACCTGCCAAACAAACTGTAGAAGTTATTCAGCCACCAGAAGAAGGCCTGTCTAATCAGCAGCCAAGTAAACCAGGGACTATTGCTGTGCAGCTTTCCCAGGATGGAAATATATCTTCTGAAAATCTTGAGAATCCTCCCAaaatgggagaagaggaggcacTTCAGTCTCAGGCAAGTTCTGGTTATGCAAGTTTGTTGTCTTCTCCACCTACAGAGTCTTTGCAAAATCAGCCTATCCTGATTGCTCAGCCTAATCAAAGCTATAACTTGGCTCAGccaattaatttttctatttctctaTCTAATCAGCTaagcagcaatgaaaacaatCAGCCAACGAAGGACTCTGGGGTTGGGGACAAGCCTGCAGTGGGTCCCCAAACTTCACATGCTGGTGGGAccatttctggggaaaatgtgcCATTACCTGTGATGCAAGTTGGATCTATATTAGTTAATGCACTTCCAAATACTAATCTGTTAAAACATAATGTATTACAAAGCCCTGTTAATTCCTCTGATACTGCTTCTAATCAGCCTGCAAACTTGCTTATGAAAACTCCACTTAATTTGGCTCCAGAAGGGCAAAAGAATGTTAATATGGAAGGCTTTGTTCCTGAATTGGCTAGCAAGCCAGGGTCTAACTCATCCGTTTCTCCTGGGACTAATCTCCCCAGTGGAAGTGCAAGCACACTAGCCCCCCCTGTTAATCCTGTAGTACAGGCTAATAATTCTGCAAATCATCCAAATAGCAAAGAAGAAGCTGCTGGAGCACTCGACTTCACGGTATCACGGACgttggagaaaagcagcgcaAGTAATTCTGTACAGGTGCATAATCAGTCACTTTCTGGTGATCCAGTATATGCCCAACAGTCAGCTGGTAGTGCTGGTCAGGTGGGTCCTGAGCTGCATGACAAACAACGTTTCTATCAACAGGTGACAAAAGATGTACAGCATCAGGCTGTATCAGACAGAGCTGTACAAGGAGCATTGCCAGCTCAACCACAAATGCAAGCAGCTCAAATGCAGCAACTAACATCGGGGCAGTCCTCAGTTCCTTCAAACTACCAGATTGCCGCAGGGACTAAAGCCATGCCGACATCACAGCAGTGTGAGAACCAGGTGCTGAGTAACCATCCTCAAGCCGCGGGCCCCCAAGAGGCAAGTTCAGCACAGCTGACAAGGTACGATCAGATGAGTCCTGATAAGCAACCGGTGTCTGGACAGCCGTCGGGTGCTCCAGCTTCCACAGCCCCTTCTACCACCACCAGTCAGTCTGTCATGCCAAACGTGCAACAAGACCTGCAGCGTCCACCCCTGCCTCAGACTCCTCAGGATGCCTTTGGTCCACCCCAGAACCCTTACTACTACTACAGACATCCGTACGATGCTTACCAGCCTCCATATCCACCACCTTATCCTCCTCCAGACCCCAGAACAGCAGCTCATCTTTATTACATg GAGGATAGCTACGGACAGTATGACCCACGGTACAGACACTACGATAGCACCAGCAGTGCTTATATGGAGCCTGGGAGCTATCGGTATTCTGAGCCTGAACGTCCTAGTTCTAGAGCTAGTCACTGCTCTGACAGGCCTTCTTCTAG GCAAGGGTATACTGAAGATTATTACACAAAAAGTGGATGGAGTGATTATTATCCAGGCTATTACCCAAACTCATATGATTATGGAG atcAAAATCGCTGGGAACGTTACTCATCAGCCTACGATCCCAGATACAGAGATCCTAGGAGTTATGATCAGAGGTACTGGTATGATGCTGAACACAACCCTTACCAGAAGAGAGAAGCATATCCATATGGCAACAG ACATGACCGATATGAAGATAACTGGAGATATGATCCTCGTTTTACTGGAAGTTTTGATGATGAATCTGAACCCCATAGAGATCTTTATGGTGATGAATTTGATAGACGCAGTGTCCACAGTGAGCATTCTGGTCATAGTCTCCGTAGCTCCCGCAGTGTTCACAGTCACCAGAGTAGTTTCAGCTCTCGCTCTCAACAA AGCCAGCTGTATAGAAGTAATCATGATCTAACGGCTAATACGTATGAAACTACCGCACAGGCAGTGTCGCTCCACACAGATTATCCATATGGCGGATACGCTGCTAACTTTGATGGACAACAGCCTTTTACAGATTATGGCTACCCGACTGAAACTGGATGGTCAGCTGTAGAACAAG cACCTTTAAGGCCCTCAACTCCTGAGAAattttcagtgcctcatatcTGTACTAGGTTTGGTCCTGGGGGCTTCTTAATAAAAGTGCTGCCAAACCTGCCTTCAGAAGGACAACCGGCTCTGGTTGAAATACACAGTATGGAG ACTATGTTACAGCATTCTCCAGAGCAAGAAGAGATGAGAGCGTTTCCTGGTCCTCTTGCTAA ggATGACACCCATAAAGTGGATGTTATTAATTTTGCACAAAATAAAGCTACACAGTGCTTTAAGAATGAAAATTTAATTGACAAAGAATCTGCAAGTCTGCTTTGGGACTTTATTGTACTGTTGTGCAGGCAGAATGGG ACTGTTGTGGGAACAGACTTGGCTGAACTTCTGCTCCGAGATCATAAAACAGTGTGGCTTCCTGGGAAGTCCCCTAATGAGGCAAATTTGATTGATTTCACTAATGAGGCTTTGGAACAAGTGGAAGAGGAGTCTGGTGAAGCCCAGCTCTCATTTCTCACTGATAGTCTTATAACCACAATTGACAGTCTtgagaaagagacagagagattCAGAGAGTTGCTGCTTTATGGCCGCAAGAAG GATGCTTTGGAGTCTGCCATGAAGCATGGTTTATGGGGTCATGCTCTGCTACTTGCCAGCAAAATGGACAGCAGAACACATGCAAGAGTTATGACCAG ATTTGCCAACAGTCTCCCAATTAATGACCCTCTGCAGACTGTTTACCAGCTCATGTCTGGAAGGATGCCAGCTGCATCCACG TGCTGTGGAGATGAGAAATGGGGAGACTGGAGGCCTCACCTAGCAATGGTGTTATCCAACTTGACCAACAATGTGGACTTGGAATCCAGGACCATTGCAACCATGGGAGACACTCTTG CTTCTAAAGGCCTGCTGGATGCTGCTCATTTTTGTTACCTTATGGCCCAAGTTGGTTTTGGAGTTTACACAAGGAAGACAACAAAGCTTGTCCTAATTGGATCAAATCATAG CTTGCCGTTTTTTAAGTTTGCCACCAATGAAGCCATTCAGAGAACAGAAGCCTATGAATATGCACAGTCACTAGGAACTCAGCCTGGCTGCTTGCCCAATTTCCAG GTTTTCAAATTCATCTATGCTTGCCGGCTAGCTGAAATGGGGCTTGCCGCTCAGGCTTTCCATTATTGTGAAGTGATTTCCAGAACTATCCTTAAAGATCCACATTACTATTCACCTGTACTTATTGGCCAGCTAATCAAG ATGTCATCACAACTACGCCTGTTTGACCcacagataaaagaaaaaccagaacagGAATCTTTTATTGAACCTTCATGGTTAGTAAGGCTTCGACATGTGGATGGACAGATCAAG GAGGGTGCAATAGCTTATAACACAGACACCCCACCACCGTACGCATGCAGTACACCAAGCTCTGAATTAGACCGTGCTAGTCAATGTGATGGAGCAGGAGGTGGCCGTGACATGGGTCCAGGTGCTGAAAATCCATTGTTGGCATCCTTATTACCCAATATGGCTCAACAGATGCAAAGTGTGCAGCTGATGCCTTCAG TACCTCAGGCTGTCCTTGATGGGTCAGCTGCTATGATTCCTCCTGGTGACCAGGAAGCTGTCCGAAGTGTCCCTTTGTATTCAGTGGCTTCTCAGCCAGGACCTGGCTTTGCACCTCCAGGATTTTCAAATCCATATGGAACCGAACCATCGCCACTGTATTTAGGGTCAGCATTACCACCAGGAGGGCCACCACAAGAAACTGAATCACGGTCAGAAGAGCAGACAAACCTGGAAACAG gagCGCAGAGAATTTCCCCAGAGTCTCCTTCAAAAATGTCTTTCCCTGAACAGAGAGAGGAGGATTTCTATGGCAGAATGGCTAACATG GCACCAGGACGAAGATCCAGATCTGCCTCTCAGTCTTCAGCACATATG GGCTATGGGCGAAGATCACGAACGACTTCGGAGTCCTCTGCTCATTCTGTGGGGCGAGAGAGATCCAACTCTGCAGCAAAACagccctctccttctccctctgttCCTGTAGGGAAGGagactaaaaaagaaataaaaaaggagccAGCACCTAGAAAG actgGTGGAAACTGGTTTCGCTGGCTgatggggaaagggaagaatgaagctcACCTTCCAGATGACAAGAACAAATCA ATTGTTTGGGATGAACAGAAACAACGCTGGGTTAATCTGGATGAACCAGAAGAAGAG AGCAAGCCTCCACCGCCACCTCCAACAGGATTTCCTAAAGTTCCTCAGGCTGTTCCACCTGGACCTGGAGGCCCACCTAGTGCCCCTGTCAACATGTTCTCCAGAAGAGCAG ctgGAAGCAGAGCCCGTTATGTTGATGTCCTGAATCCAGGTGGAACCAAGTCAGGTGGTGCTGTTCCTGCACCATCAGACCTATTTGCTCCCTTGGCACCCATGCCGATTCCTGCGAATGTATTTGTTCCGAACTCAG TTCCAGGGGAGCCCCAGCCAATGGAAGGGAGCGGTGCAGCAGAGCACGCGCCAGCTGCAAATCAAACCAACGCAGatcctgctgcagctgttgAACCAGAG TATTTAAACCCTGCAATCCTTCCCCCTGGATCTGGACTTCCTGTTTCTAACCCTGATGGCTCCCAATCGGGCGAG CCTGCGGCTGTACCACCTTCGGGGGGACCTTCAGCAGGAACAGTACCGTTCTACAATCCTTCTCAATTTGCACAA TCTCCTGCAGCCACTGGAAGTTCAAGGCTGGGAAGAATTGGACAGAGGAAGTACCCAACATTGAAGTAG